One Candidatus Roizmanbacteria bacterium CG_4_9_14_0_2_um_filter_38_17 genomic region harbors:
- the rpoC gene encoding DNA-directed RNA polymerase subunit beta' — MVLFKQQIKNITDFGGLQIKLASPEEILSWSYGEVTKPETINYRTLKPEKDGLFDERIYGPTKDWECYCGKYKRVRYRGIICDKCGVEVTHSRVRRERMGHITLATPVAHVWFFRGAPSKLSLLLDMSAKDLESVIYFSSYIIIDVEEDKRKNALADLEKGLKEKIEAITQLYAQEKEKLESLFKDRETEAKGSKSSSKESTELAMSELKLKGKQRVANVSERENVEKGQAEELMTRLMRLIKDLRPHSVLTEDEYFSLSEYTNLDFLKVGIGADGLLDVMKRLDLNKTMTNLRKKIDKVKGQQLVKLIKRLRTIEEFKNAGIDPSWMIWRVLPVIPPDLRPMVQLSGGRFATSDLNDLYRRVINRNNRLKHLIDLGAPEIILRNEKRMLQESVDALIDKTQRRRRYGKELKSLSDMLKGKQGRFRQNLLGKRVDYSGRSVIVVGPELKLNQCGLPKEMALEMFKPFILHELVVRELCPNVKRARTFLDERHAEVFDILEEVIKDHPVLLNRAPTLHKLGIQAFYPLLIEGQAIRIHPCVCSGYNADFDGDQMAVHIPLSKAAIKESAESMTPVQNLLKPADGSPVSVPNKEMAVGCYYLTSLDPELVDKKDEDLKVFSSGYDAILASDSGLISIREPIRVRLSAGNIVRTTVGRIRFNEVLPEEMEFFNETVDQKQLKAFVKNAMGDYSNEKVAGMIDAFKNLGFWGSIRSGGLSVSVFDNEMVADKDKMIKEAEVRTSEAEENYNQGLITDTERRSLSNDIWIETTEKLADLTWDNMSSTNPIRHIIQSGGARASRDQLKQLAAMRGLVVDPLGKIVELPTKSNFREGLSIFEYVTSTRGSRKGLTDSALKTADAGYLTRRLVDVAHDAIIREDDCGAGQGFEIVAYDHRQATFAERIAGRFLAADVLVPNAKKVLYKAGAYILEEDAAKIAESGITEVVVRSPITCNTEYGMCAKCYGRDFATLEQVELGTPVGVVAAQSIGEPGTQLTMRVKHAGGIVGLDVTQGLPRIEELFEARTPKVQSPIAEISGKVSVEEGQGWVVTIQGVGSSDDETREYHIPHILQLSVKDGQLIEAGEQLSSGFLNLQDVLKVRGLRGSQLYLLDEIQRVYESQGIPINDKHLEVIIRKMSEKVHIDTAGDTTLTVGEVINRDTFEKTNAQILAEGGEAATGSVTILGITKVALHTESWLSAASFQRTTQVLTNSATKGDIDQLRGLKENVIIGRLIPTSPERAVMLN, encoded by the coding sequence ATGGTTTTGTTTAAACAACAAATTAAAAATATAACAGATTTTGGTGGTCTACAGATAAAGCTTGCCTCACCAGAAGAAATTTTGTCCTGGTCATATGGGGAAGTAACTAAACCAGAAACTATTAATTATCGGACTTTAAAACCCGAAAAAGATGGCTTGTTTGATGAGCGAATTTATGGACCAACCAAGGACTGGGAATGTTACTGTGGTAAATATAAGAGAGTTCGTTATCGTGGAATTATCTGTGATAAATGTGGAGTTGAAGTAACACATTCTAGAGTAAGAAGAGAGAGAATGGGTCATATTACACTGGCAACTCCTGTTGCGCATGTTTGGTTTTTCCGTGGGGCCCCTTCAAAATTATCTTTACTTTTAGATATGTCAGCCAAGGACCTTGAATCGGTAATTTACTTCTCGTCGTACATAATAATTGACGTTGAAGAGGACAAGCGTAAGAATGCACTTGCCGACCTTGAAAAAGGACTAAAAGAAAAAATTGAGGCAATTACTCAATTATATGCTCAAGAAAAGGAAAAATTAGAATCCTTATTTAAAGACAGAGAAACCGAGGCAAAGGGCAGTAAAAGTTCTTCAAAAGAATCAACGGAACTGGCTATGAGCGAGCTTAAGCTTAAAGGTAAGCAGCGAGTAGCTAATGTGAGTGAGCGTGAAAATGTTGAAAAGGGCCAAGCCGAAGAATTAATGACGCGTTTAATGCGCTTGATTAAAGATCTTAGACCACATTCTGTTTTGACAGAAGATGAGTACTTTAGTTTAAGCGAATACACTAATCTTGATTTCCTTAAAGTAGGAATTGGAGCAGACGGATTGTTAGATGTGATGAAAAGATTGGATCTTAATAAGACGATGACTAATCTACGCAAAAAAATAGACAAAGTTAAGGGGCAGCAATTAGTAAAACTTATTAAGAGATTGAGAACGATTGAAGAGTTTAAGAATGCTGGAATTGATCCATCTTGGATGATTTGGCGAGTGCTTCCAGTTATTCCTCCTGATCTTAGACCAATGGTCCAGTTATCTGGAGGAAGATTTGCTACATCTGATCTTAACGATCTATATCGTAGAGTTATCAACAGAAATAATCGACTGAAACATCTGATTGACTTGGGTGCTCCGGAGATTATATTGCGTAATGAAAAACGTATGCTTCAAGAATCAGTCGATGCATTGATAGATAAGACTCAACGTCGACGTAGATATGGTAAAGAGCTTAAGTCACTTTCAGATATGCTCAAGGGTAAGCAAGGACGTTTCCGTCAAAATCTTCTAGGTAAGCGTGTTGACTACTCAGGTAGATCTGTTATCGTAGTGGGCCCAGAACTCAAACTTAATCAGTGCGGTCTTCCAAAAGAAATGGCGCTTGAGATGTTTAAGCCATTTATTTTGCATGAATTAGTTGTGCGCGAACTTTGTCCAAATGTAAAGAGAGCACGTACATTTTTGGATGAAAGACATGCGGAGGTTTTTGATATTTTAGAAGAAGTTATTAAAGATCACCCCGTGCTCTTAAATCGTGCACCTACTTTGCATAAGCTGGGTATTCAAGCATTTTATCCTTTACTGATTGAAGGTCAAGCTATTCGTATTCACCCTTGTGTATGTTCTGGTTACAATGCAGACTTTGACGGAGATCAAATGGCGGTACATATTCCTTTATCCAAGGCAGCGATTAAAGAGTCGGCAGAATCCATGACGCCAGTGCAGAACTTATTAAAGCCAGCTGATGGAAGTCCAGTATCTGTACCAAATAAAGAAATGGCAGTTGGGTGTTACTACTTAACTTCATTAGATCCAGAACTTGTTGATAAAAAAGATGAAGATCTAAAAGTCTTCAGCAGTGGTTATGATGCAATTCTAGCATCAGATAGTGGTCTAATTTCTATACGTGAGCCAATTCGTGTGCGATTGAGTGCTGGAAATATAGTACGAACAACAGTTGGTAGGATAAGGTTTAATGAAGTTTTACCAGAAGAGATGGAATTCTTTAATGAAACTGTTGATCAAAAACAGCTGAAAGCATTTGTTAAAAACGCGATGGGTGACTATAGTAATGAGAAAGTTGCTGGAATGATTGATGCGTTTAAGAATTTGGGTTTCTGGGGATCCATTCGCTCAGGAGGATTATCTGTCTCTGTTTTTGATAATGAGATGGTTGCGGACAAAGACAAGATGATCAAAGAAGCTGAAGTACGCACTTCTGAGGCAGAAGAAAATTATAATCAGGGACTAATTACAGATACTGAGCGTCGTAGCTTGTCTAATGATATCTGGATTGAAACTACAGAAAAATTGGCTGATCTTACCTGGGACAATATGTCTTCTACGAATCCAATTCGGCATATTATTCAATCAGGTGGAGCTCGTGCAAGTCGAGATCAGTTAAAGCAATTAGCGGCAATGCGAGGACTAGTTGTTGATCCTTTGGGTAAAATTGTGGAACTCCCTACTAAGAGTAATTTTAGAGAAGGACTTTCTATTTTTGAATATGTTACTTCTACTAGAGGTTCACGTAAAGGATTAACTGACTCAGCTTTGAAAACTGCTGATGCAGGATACTTAACTAGAAGATTGGTTGATGTAGCTCATGATGCAATTATCCGGGAGGATGATTGTGGTGCGGGACAAGGTTTTGAAATTGTTGCATATGATCACCGCCAAGCAACTTTTGCCGAGAGGATAGCAGGCCGCTTCTTAGCAGCGGATGTTTTGGTTCCTAATGCTAAAAAGGTGTTATATAAAGCAGGTGCCTATATCTTAGAAGAAGACGCTGCGAAGATTGCAGAGAGCGGTATAACTGAAGTAGTTGTTCGTTCGCCAATTACTTGCAACACTGAGTATGGTATGTGTGCAAAGTGTTATGGACGAGACTTTGCTACTTTAGAGCAGGTTGAGCTGGGCACACCAGTAGGCGTAGTTGCTGCGCAATCTATTGGAGAGCCAGGTACTCAGTTAACAATGCGAGTTAAACATGCTGGAGGAATTGTTGGATTAGATGTTACACAGGGTTTACCACGAATAGAAGAACTATTTGAAGCTCGTACACCAAAAGTACAGTCGCCTATTGCTGAAATATCTGGAAAAGTTAGTGTGGAAGAGGGGCAAGGTTGGGTAGTGACAATTCAGGGAGTTGGTTCAAGTGATGACGAAACACGTGAATACCATATTCCTCATATATTACAACTTAGTGTTAAAGATGGGCAGTTAATAGAAGCAGGTGAGCAGCTATCTTCAGGGTTCTTAAATCTGCAAGATGTGCTTAAGGTTAGGGGCTTAAGAGGTTCGCAACTCTATCTACTAGATGAGATTCAGAGAGTGTATGAGTCGCAGGGTATTCCTATTAATGATAAGCATTTGGAAGTTATTATTCGCAAGATGAGCGAAAAGGTTCATATAGATACTGCGGGCGATACTACTCTAACAGTTGGTGAAGTTATTAATAGAGATACTTTTGAAAAAACTAATGCACAAATATTAGCTGAGGGTGGCGAAGCTGCAACTGGTAGCGTTACGATATTAGGTATTACTAAAGTAGCATTACATACAGAGTCATGGCTGTCAGCTGCATCTTTTCAGCGTACAACCCAGGTGCTAACTAACTCAGCAACTAAAGGTGATATAGATCAATTACGTGGTCTTAAAGAGAATGTTATTATTGGTCGTCTTATCCCCACATCCCCCGAGCGCGCAGTAATGCTTAACTAA
- a CDS encoding DNA-directed RNA polymerase subunit beta — protein sequence MSKKKTIRQNWGKVFPENLPKLDLIAILKESYSSLLEEEIPSLLKEVFPIEDYTGKNWRLSYSGYHFEEPSLTDPQAQSKGLSFTQPLYLTVTLKNLKTEIESTEDVFIGDIPVMTERGTFIVNGVERCIISQLIRAPGVYFTGEQDSVTGRMLYQAEIRPVHGSWLEFAVGRNDVITARIDRRRKFPATTLLRAMGETVSDAQLNGLFGDIDNDPDHQYIKSTINKDTAKTYEEGILDVYKRMRPGEPAVFDTAQDYFHNTFFDPRRYTLNKVGRFKINKKLELDIPETNEFHTLQPEDVTATLRYLVQLQNGIGEVDDIDHLANRRVRRVGELVSHVAFRVGLFRMERIVKERMSLAGSKGEITPTDLVNARPLMAVVNDFFRTNQLSSIVDQTNPLSELDNLRRLTVMGPGGITRERASFSIRDIHSSQYGRICPVRSPEGPNIGLVTYASLFAKIDEYGFLLSPYRKVEKQGNKMKITEEVVYLRADDEEHHHLTHASVEIDENNYITQKRVPARFEGEFIETDVTNIEYIDLVPRQVVGVAASLIPFIAHDEAIRALMGTNMQSQAVPLLRASSPVVGTGMEAEVPLAMGRVIRAPESGTVEYVDATKLIMKYKSGKKEYDIAKFTKTAQSTTFTQKPAVIMGEEVDKGQVIVDGPACEEGELALGQNLIVAYMSYEGLEYEDAVVVSDRLVREDLLTSVNIEEYEAQVVETKLGPEETTRDIPNVGEEALANLDEDGIIIVGAEVGPSSILVGKIAPKGETELTAEERLLRAIFGEKARDVRDTSLRMPHGERGVIIDVKVLDRDGGDELEPGVMKKIIVQVAQIRKVTVGDKLAGRHGNKGVISKVVPRENMPYLEDGTAVDIIISPLSVLSRMNLGQLMEVHLGWAAGSQGFKVGLPVFEKVEESRMTDELRNAGLPLTGKAMLRNGKTGDLYEQPITVGVGYVMKLIHMVEDKIHARSTGPYSLVTQQPLGGKAQMGGQRLGEMEVWALEAHKAAHTLQEMLTIKSDDVVGRAQAFEAIVKGTTIPEAEIPESFKVLIKELQALGLSVDATDVKEEQQDFSVPEEKVEDVEKLKAKISDDIVDDLSDNKELKEESEEIVEEE from the coding sequence ATGTCAAAGAAAAAAACAATACGACAAAACTGGGGAAAAGTCTTTCCAGAAAATCTGCCAAAATTAGATCTTATTGCTATTCTAAAAGAATCGTATTCTTCGTTATTGGAAGAAGAAATTCCTAGTTTACTCAAGGAAGTTTTTCCAATTGAGGATTATACTGGTAAAAATTGGAGACTTTCGTACAGTGGTTATCACTTTGAGGAGCCTAGCCTTACAGATCCTCAAGCACAATCTAAAGGTCTTAGTTTTACCCAACCTCTATATCTTACAGTTACCTTAAAAAACCTAAAAACAGAAATAGAGTCTACGGAAGATGTATTTATAGGTGATATTCCAGTGATGACAGAGAGGGGAACCTTTATTGTTAATGGAGTAGAACGCTGTATTATTAGTCAGCTTATTCGTGCGCCTGGAGTATACTTTACTGGAGAGCAAGACTCTGTTACGGGTAGAATGTTGTATCAGGCAGAAATTAGACCTGTTCATGGTTCTTGGTTAGAGTTTGCTGTGGGACGTAACGATGTTATTACAGCACGCATTGATCGTCGTCGTAAGTTTCCTGCTACTACACTACTACGTGCAATGGGAGAGACAGTAAGCGATGCACAATTGAATGGACTTTTTGGTGATATAGATAACGATCCCGATCATCAATATATTAAATCGACTATTAATAAAGATACAGCTAAAACATATGAAGAAGGTATTTTAGATGTTTACAAGCGTATGCGACCAGGTGAACCTGCGGTGTTTGATACTGCACAGGACTATTTTCATAATACTTTTTTTGATCCTCGTCGTTATACTTTAAATAAAGTTGGAAGGTTTAAGATTAACAAAAAACTAGAATTGGACATACCAGAAACAAATGAATTCCATACGCTTCAACCTGAAGACGTAACAGCAACATTGCGGTATTTAGTTCAACTGCAGAATGGAATTGGTGAAGTTGACGATATTGACCACTTGGCTAATCGTAGGGTACGCCGAGTGGGTGAGTTGGTATCGCACGTGGCTTTTAGAGTTGGCTTATTCCGGATGGAGAGAATTGTAAAAGAACGCATGAGTTTAGCTGGTTCTAAGGGAGAAATTACTCCTACAGATTTAGTCAATGCTAGGCCACTAATGGCTGTTGTTAATGATTTTTTTCGTACAAATCAGCTATCTTCTATAGTTGACCAAACTAATCCTTTATCTGAGCTAGATAATTTACGACGATTAACTGTTATGGGCCCAGGTGGAATTACTAGAGAACGCGCATCATTTTCGATTCGAGATATTCATTCTTCTCAATATGGACGAATTTGTCCTGTACGTTCACCAGAAGGACCAAATATTGGATTGGTTACATATGCTTCTTTATTTGCCAAGATTGATGAATATGGCTTTTTGCTAAGTCCGTATCGTAAAGTTGAAAAACAAGGAAACAAAATGAAGATAACAGAAGAAGTCGTATATTTAAGAGCAGATGATGAGGAACATCATCATCTTACTCATGCTAGCGTTGAGATAGATGAAAATAATTACATTACGCAGAAACGTGTGCCAGCTCGTTTTGAAGGTGAATTTATTGAAACAGATGTAACAAATATTGAGTATATTGATCTTGTCCCACGCCAAGTTGTAGGTGTAGCCGCTTCGCTAATTCCGTTCATTGCGCATGACGAAGCAATTCGTGCTTTGATGGGTACAAACATGCAGTCACAAGCGGTTCCCTTGTTAAGAGCCTCTTCTCCTGTAGTGGGGACAGGAATGGAAGCAGAGGTACCATTGGCTATGGGGCGTGTTATTAGAGCTCCCGAGTCAGGAACAGTAGAATATGTTGATGCTACTAAACTCATTATGAAATACAAGAGCGGAAAGAAAGAATATGATATTGCTAAATTTACAAAAACAGCTCAGAGCACAACCTTTACACAAAAACCTGCAGTTATTATGGGAGAAGAAGTTGATAAGGGTCAAGTAATTGTTGATGGTCCTGCTTGTGAAGAGGGAGAGTTGGCTTTGGGTCAGAATTTGATTGTGGCCTACATGAGTTACGAAGGATTGGAATATGAGGATGCTGTTGTTGTCTCGGATCGGTTGGTAAGAGAAGATCTATTAACTTCAGTAAACATCGAAGAGTACGAAGCGCAGGTAGTAGAGACCAAGCTGGGTCCTGAAGAGACGACGCGAGATATTCCCAATGTTGGGGAAGAGGCTTTAGCTAATTTAGATGAAGATGGAATTATAATTGTTGGAGCGGAAGTTGGTCCTAGTAGTATACTTGTAGGTAAAATTGCTCCCAAAGGTGAAACAGAGTTAACAGCAGAAGAGAGGCTTCTTAGAGCAATTTTTGGTGAAAAAGCTCGAGATGTCCGTGATACAAGTTTGCGTATGCCACATGGTGAGCGTGGCGTAATAATTGATGTGAAGGTTTTAGATCGGGATGGGGGAGATGAGCTAGAGCCAGGAGTTATGAAGAAGATCATTGTTCAAGTAGCCCAGATACGTAAAGTTACCGTGGGAGATAAACTAGCTGGTCGTCATGGAAACAAGGGAGTTATTTCTAAGGTAGTTCCACGAGAAAATATGCCCTATTTAGAAGATGGTACTGCAGTGGATATTATAATTTCACCACTATCTGTGTTGTCGCGTATGAATTTGGGACAACTGATGGAAGTTCATTTAGGCTGGGCAGCGGGTAGTCAGGGATTTAAAGTAGGTTTACCTGTATTTGAAAAAGTTGAAGAAAGTCGCATGACAGATGAATTGAGAAACGCTGGGCTACCTTTAACAGGTAAAGCAATGCTGAGGAATGGCAAGACAGGAGATTTATATGAACAACCAATTACCGTAGGTGTTGGGTATGTTATGAAATTGATACATATGGTTGAAGATAAGATCCATGCTCGTTCGACTGGACCTTATTCATTAGTAACACAACAACCTCTTGGAGGAAAAGCGCAAATGGGAGGCCAAAGACTTGGAGAAATGGAAGTTTGGGCTCTGGAAGCACATAAGGCAGCTCATACATTACAGGAGATGTTGACAATTAAATCTGATGATGTAGTTGGAAGAGCTCAAGCATTTGAAGCAATAGTAAAAGGTACCACAATTCCTGAGGCGGAAATTCCAGAATCATTTAAGGTTTTAATTAAAGAACTTCAGGCATTGGGATTGAGTGTGGATGCAACTGATGTGAAAGAGGAACAACAAGACTTTAGTGTTCCAGAAGAAAAAGTTGAGGATGTTGAAAAACTCAAAGCAAAAATTTCTGATGACATTGTAGATGATTTAAGCGATAATAAGGAGCTAAAAGAAGAGAGCGAAGAAATTGTAGAGGAGGAATAA
- the infB gene encoding translation initiation factor IF-2 has translation MASKKEKKPATSSSKRPPIVAVLGHVDHGKTSLLDYIRKTRVVEREAGGITQGIGAYQIDVSPTKITFIDTPGHEAFSKMRSRGAVVADIAILVVAADDSVKPQTEESVKYIKEAGTPMIVAINKTDLPAADPEKVKKDLLRVGVACEGYGGDTVAVNISAKTGKGIDELLEMIGLVADMQGLMSNPQGDLEGVVVESKLDKRSGILTTIIVKNGTLRNREIIKAGNVQGKVKALLDEFGKRVDQVLPSSPVEILGFTKLVPVGSVVTRVGEHASTKVLLETNSTSDTHKKKGILKLIVKSSSNGSLESVLEGLPVGIEVIRSGVGDVNRDDIEFAIVSKAAVIGFEVDADSAVTQLAADQKIILRTYKIIYQLIEEVEDVIKELTSVPEEVATGVAKVLAKFSIGDVNVAGVRVEQGILRLKDMVKVEHEGKISRGKIVSIKQQKVEVNEAKQGGEYGIGVSSELDFIKGDVIIAYNIQ, from the coding sequence ATGGCAAGTAAAAAAGAAAAAAAACCAGCAACTAGTTCTAGTAAGAGACCGCCAATTGTAGCAGTATTAGGTCATGTTGATCACGGAAAAACTTCTCTTCTTGACTATATCCGTAAAACAAGAGTTGTAGAACGTGAGGCTGGTGGAATTACCCAAGGAATTGGTGCGTATCAGATAGACGTGTCACCCACAAAAATTACTTTTATAGACACTCCTGGTCATGAAGCTTTTTCTAAGATGAGGAGTCGTGGAGCGGTTGTTGCTGATATAGCTATTTTGGTAGTAGCGGCTGATGATTCTGTTAAACCCCAGACGGAAGAATCAGTTAAATATATTAAGGAAGCGGGAACTCCCATGATAGTTGCTATCAATAAAACTGATTTGCCAGCAGCTGATCCAGAAAAAGTAAAAAAAGATTTATTACGTGTAGGTGTTGCTTGTGAAGGTTATGGTGGAGATACTGTTGCGGTTAATATTTCAGCCAAGACCGGTAAAGGCATTGATGAGTTATTGGAGATGATTGGTTTAGTAGCAGATATGCAAGGGTTAATGTCAAACCCGCAAGGTGATTTGGAGGGAGTTGTTGTTGAATCTAAATTAGATAAAAGATCTGGAATATTAACAACTATTATTGTTAAAAATGGTACCTTAAGAAATAGAGAAATTATTAAGGCAGGAAATGTTCAAGGTAAAGTTAAAGCATTGCTTGATGAGTTTGGAAAAAGAGTAGATCAGGTTTTACCATCTTCACCAGTAGAAATACTAGGTTTTACTAAACTGGTTCCAGTCGGTTCGGTTGTAACAAGAGTTGGTGAACATGCCTCTACGAAAGTATTGTTGGAAACTAATTCAACTTCTGATACTCATAAAAAGAAAGGAATATTGAAGTTAATAGTTAAATCTTCTTCAAATGGATCATTAGAATCTGTGTTGGAAGGGTTACCAGTTGGAATTGAAGTAATTCGTTCAGGGGTGGGAGATGTTAATCGTGATGATATAGAGTTTGCAATCGTTTCAAAAGCTGCTGTTATAGGGTTTGAAGTTGATGCAGATTCTGCTGTAACACAATTAGCAGCAGACCAAAAAATTATTTTAAGAACTTATAAAATTATTTACCAACTTATTGAGGAAGTAGAAGATGTAATTAAAGAGTTAACAAGCGTACCGGAAGAAGTAGCCACAGGCGTGGCCAAGGTTTTGGCTAAATTTAGCATTGGAGATGTAAATGTGGCTGGAGTGAGAGTGGAACAAGGTATCCTTAGACTTAAGGATATGGTTAAAGTTGAGCATGAAGGAAAAATATCTAGGGGTAAAATAGTCTCTATTAAGCAGCAAAAAGTTGAGGTCAATGAAGCAAAACAGGGAGGTGAATATGGAATTGGGGTATCCTCAGAACTTGATTTTATTAAAGGAGATGTTATTATAGCCTATAATATTCAATAG